A stretch of the Neofelis nebulosa isolate mNeoNeb1 chromosome 1, mNeoNeb1.pri, whole genome shotgun sequence genome encodes the following:
- the LOC131484653 gene encoding putative olfactory receptor 2W6 produces the protein MERNESSRNFILLGFSDRPKLEMVLFFTNMVFYFLAVMGNSTIIFLSLVDPRLHRPMYFFLCNLSLLDLCYTSSSIPQMLVNLWGPQKTITYMGCVIQLFAFLSVGGIECILLSVMAYDRFVAVCKPLHYMTIMHPQLCLRLAACAWLTGIANSILMSPLTMSLKRCGHHHINHFVCEMPAIIRISCVDTRHVEGLVFFLAIPIVLVPLAMILVSYGYIIATVLRIRSAAGRHKAFNTCSSHMIVVSLFYSTIIYMYMQPGNVASQDQGKFLTLFYCLVTPTLNPFIYTLRNKDVKGAMWKVLGKDHSLLDAIGH, from the coding sequence atggaaagaaatgaaagctcTAGAAACTTCATTCTGCTTGGATTCTCTGACCGGCCAAAGCTGGAGATGGTCTTGTTTTTCACTAATATGGTGTTTTACTTTCTGGCTGTCATGGGCAACTCGACTATCATCTTCCTGTCCCTGGTGGACCCTCGACTGCACAGGCCAATGTACTTCTTCCTCTGTAACCTGTCCCTCCTGGATCTCTGCTACACCTCTAGCAGCATTCCTCAGATGCTGGTCAACCTCTGGGGCCCACAAAAGACCATTACCTATATGGGCTGTGTCATACAACTCTTTGCGTTCCTGTCTGTGGGTGGCATTGAATGCATTCTTCTTTCTgtcatggcctatgaccgctttGTGGCTGTTTGCAAGCCTCTTCACTACATGACCATCATGCACCCACAGCTGTGCCTGCGACTGGCAGCCTGTGCCTGGCTCACTGGGATTGCCAATTCCATCCTCATGTCCCCACTGACAATGTCCTTGAAGCGGTGTGGTCACCATCACATCAACCACTTTGTGTGTGAGATGCCAGCCATCATCCGCATCTCCTGTGTGGACACTAGGCATGTTGAAGGCCTGGTTTTCTTCTTGGCCATCCCCATTGTCCTGGTGCCCCTCGCCATGATACTGGTTTCCTATGGCTATATTATAGCCACAGTTTTGCGGATCCGGTCTGCAGCTGGGAGGCACAAGGCCTTCAACACCTGCTCTTCCCACATGATTGTAGTGTCTCTCTTCTACAGCACTATAATCTACATGTACATGCAGCCTGGGAATGTGGCAAGCCAGGACCAGGGCAAGTTCCTAACCCTCTTCTACTGTCTGGTGACCCCCACTCTGAATCCTTTCATCTATACACTGAGAAACAAAGATGTGAAGGGAGCCATGTGGAAGGTTCTTGGGAAAGACCACAGCCTGTTGGATGCAATAGGGCACTGA